The following are encoded together in the Citrus sinensis cultivar Valencia sweet orange chromosome 1, DVS_A1.0, whole genome shotgun sequence genome:
- the LOC102622497 gene encoding phosphate metabolism protein 8 translates to MDSPFNCLVFDLDDTLYPSETGIAAAVKRNIEGFLIEKCGFSETKASSLRVELFKAYGSTLAGLRALGYDIGADDYHGFVHGRLPYDFIKPDPQLRNLLCSITQRKIIFTNSDRNHAITCLKRLGIADCFDQIICFETMNPNLSKATRPDEFPVLLKPSMDAMKLALHVANVDPRHALFLDDNIKNVTAGKALGLRTVLVGKTVNVGEADYALENVNNLPQVVPEIWVSQSDDGDQRISRTRSELESILTTTPVGA, encoded by the exons ATGGATTCTCCCTTCAACTGCCTCGTTTTTG ATTTGGATGACACTTTGTACCCTTCAGAAACTGGAATAGCTGCAGCTGTCAAGAGAAATATTGAag gatttCTTATTGAGAAATGCGGATTCTCAGAAACCAAAGCTTCAAGTCTCAGAGTTGAGCTTTTCAAAGCTTACGGCAGCACCCTCGCTGGCTTGCGA GCTCTAGGCTATGATATTGGTGCCGATGATTACCACGG TTTCGTGCACGGAAGATTGCCGTATGATTTTATCAAACCAGATCCTCAACTACGCAACCTCTTATGCAGCATCACCCAGAGAAAGATT ATTTTCACCAATTCGGACAGGAACCATGCAATTACATGTCTGAAACGACTAGGAATAGCAGATTGTTTCGATCAAATAATCTGTTTCGAGACAATGAACCCGAATCTCTCGAAAGCAACTCGTCCCGATGAATTCCCCGTCCTTTTGAAGCCTTCAATGGACGCCATGAAACTCGCCCTCCATGTTGCTAATGTTGATCCTCGTCACGCC TTGTTTCTTGACGACAACATTAAAAATGTCACCGCCGGCAAGGCTTTAGGACTACGCACCGTTTTG GTTGGGAAGACGGTGAACGTCGGTGAAGCGGATTATGCATTAGAGAATGTCAACAACTTACCTCAAGTGGTTCCAGAGATATGGGTCAGCCAATCGGACGATGGCGATCAAAGGATCAGCCGCACCAGAAGTGAATTGGAATCCATTCTCACTACCACGCCAGTGGGAGCCTAG
- the PSADB gene encoding PSI reaction center subunit II, producing MAMAATTQASLFAPANFSTTKSSAPWKQSSSFSVRPLKHNAPRTNTIKAMAEGKTETPTKEAPVGFTPPELDPNTPSPIFGGSTGGLLRKAQVEEFYVITWESPKEQIFEMPTGGAAIMREGPNLLKLARKEQCLALGTRLRSKYKIKYQFYRVFPNGEVQYLHPKDGVYPEKVNPGREGVGQNYRSIGKNVSPIEVKFTGKQVYDL from the coding sequence ATGGCCATGGCCGCAACAACTCAAGCCTCTCTCTTCGCACCGGCCAACTTCTCCACCACCAAATCCTCTGCGCCGTGGAAgcaatcatcatcattttcagTAAGGCCACTAAAACATAATGCCCCACGTACCAACACCATCAAGGCCATGGCTGAGGGAAAAACAGAGACACCCACAAAAGAGGCTCCGGTGGGCTTCACCCCACCAGAACTGGACCCCAACACCCCATCTCCGATCTTCGGAGGCAGCACCGGCGGGCTGCTGCGGAAGGCTCAGGTGGAAGAGTTTTATGTGATCACATGGGAGTCTCCTAAGGagcaaatatttgaaatgccCACTGGGGGTGCGGCCATTATGAGAGAAGGTCCGAATTTGCTGAAGCTGGCTAGGAAAGAGCAGTGCTTGGCTCTGGGGACAAGGCTGAGGTCCAAGTACAAGATTAAGTACCAGTTTTACCGAGTGTTTCCCAATGGAGAGGTTCAGTATTTGCATCCCAAGGATGGTGTTTATCCTGAGAAAGTGAACCCTGGAAGGGAAGGAGTTGGGCAGAATTACAGGTCTATTGGTAAGAATGTGAGTCCTATTGAGGTCAAGTTTACAGGGAAGCAAGTGTATGATctgtaa
- the LOC102621914 gene encoding probable linoleate 9S-lipoxygenase 5 — MGNCQSSVMFHKLKEKVCAWPITGTKTKGVDESKTKIKGTVVLMKKNVLDFNDMKASFLDRLHELLGKGVSMQLISAVNADPANELRGRLGKVAYLEKWITTITPLTAVETLFTITFDWDEAMGVPGAFIIRNHHHSQFYLKTVTLEDVPGHGRIHFVCNSWVYPTHRYKYDRVFFSNKTYLPCQTPEPLRKYRREELVNLRGNGKGELKEWDRVYDYAFYNDLGNPDKGPEYARPVLGGSQGYPYPRRGRTGRKPTKTDPNSERRLPLISLDIYVPRDERFGHLKFSDFLAYALKSLVQILLPEITSLCDKTINEFDSFDDVLNLYEGGIKLPNSQTVSKIRDRIPWEMLKELVRNDGERFLKFPMPDVIKEDRSAWRTDEEFAREMLAGVNPVIISHLQEFPPASNLDPKVYGNQHSSITRADIERNMNELTIDEAIENKKLFILDHHDALMPYLRRINSTNTKTYASRTLLLLQNDGTLKPLAIELSLPHPQGDQHGAVSKVFTPAENGVEGSVWQLAKAYAAVNDSGYHQLVSHWLYTHAVIEPFVIATNRQLSVLHPIFKLLHPHFRDTMNINALARQILINAGGVLENTVFPAKYAMEMSAVSYKNWVFTEQALPADLLKRGVAEPDTSQPHGIKLLIEDYPYAVDGLEIWAAIETWVKEYCSFYYPRDHLIQGDNELQSWWEELRNVGHGDKRDEPWWPEMQTQAELVQTCTIIIWVASALHAAVNFGQYPYAGYLPNRPTVSRRFMPEPGTPEYAELEKNPDLAFLKTITAQLQTLLGVSLIEILSRHSTDEVYLGQRDTPEWTLDNEPLAAFERFGNRLLEIENRILEMNNDKRWKNRVGAVKVPYTLLYPNTSDYSREGGLTGKGIPNSVSI; from the exons ATGGGAAATTGTCAGAGTTCAGTGATGTTCCATAAACTGAAGGAGAAGGTATGTGCATGGCCGATAACAGGGACGAAGACGAAAGGTGTTGATGAGAGCAAGACGAAGATCAAAGGGACTGTTGTGTTGATGAAAAAGAATGTGCTGGACTTCAATGATATGAAAGCTTCATTTCTTGATCGGCTTCACGAGCTCTTAGGCAAAGGTGTTTCGATGCAGCTTATCAGTGCAGTAAATGCAGACCCAG CTAATGAATTGCGGGGAAGGCTTGGGAAGGTAGCATATTTGGAGAAATGGATTACGACCATAACTCCATTAACGGCCGTAGAGACCTTATTTACCATTACATTTGACTGGGATGAAGCCATGGGTGTTCCTGGAGCTTTCATCATCAGAAATCATCACCATAGCCAATTTTACCTCAAGACAGTTACTTTAGAAGATGTTCCAGGCCATGGCCGGATACATTTTGTTTGCAATTCCTGGGTCTACCCAACACATCGTTACAAGTATGATCGTGTATTCTTCTCAAACAAG ACTTACCTCCCCTGCCAAACACCAGAGCCCTTGCGGAAATATAGAagagaagaacttgtaaatctCCGCGGAAATGGAAAGGGTGAGCTCAAAGAGTGGGATAGAGTATATGACTATGCTTTCTACAACGATCTGGGAAATCCAGACAAAGGTCCAGAATATGCACGCCCTGTTCTTGGTGGATCACAGGGGTATCCGTATCCGCGACGAGGAAGAACTGGCCGGAAACCAACAAAAACAG ATCCCAATTCTGAGAGAAGACTGCCACTTATAAGCCTAGACATTTATGTTCCCAGAGATGAACGGTTTGGCCACTTGAAGTTTTCAGATTTTCTTGCCTATGCCCTGAAATCGCTGGTTCAGATATTGCTCCCAGAAATCACTTCTTTATGTGACAAAACTATAAATGAATTTGACTCTTTCGACGATGTACTTAATCTCTATGAAGGAGGTATCAAACTACCAAATAGTCAAACTGTCAGTAAGATAAGGGATCGCATCCCGTGGGAGATGCTCAAGGAACTTGTTCGTAATGATGGTGAACGATTCTTAAAATTCCCAATGCCTGATGTGATCAAAG AGGATAGGTCTGCTTGGAGGACAGATGAAGAATTTGCAAGAGAAATGCTAGCTGGAGTCAATCCAGTTATCATCAGTCACCTCCAA GAATTCCCCCCAGCCAGCAACCTAGACCCTAAAGTATATGGAAATCAGCACAGTTCAATTACAAGAGCAGACATAGAAAGGAACATGAATGAACTGACCATAGACGAA gcaatagaaaacaaaaagctgTTTATATTAGACCATCACGATGCTTTAATGCCATACCTGAGGCGGATAAACTCCACTAACACAAAGACTTATGCCAGCCGAACACTCCTCTTATTGCAAAACGATGGTACATTAAAGCCGTTGGCGATTGAGTTGAGCTTGCCTCACCCACAAGGAGACCAACATGGTGCTGTCAGCAAAGTATTCACTCCAGCCGAAAATGGTGTTGAGGGTTCAGTGTGGCAGCTGGCCAAAGCTTATGCTGCAGTGAATGATTCTGGCTACCACCAGCTCGTCAGCCACTG GTTGTACACCCATGCTGTAATAGAACCATTTGTGATTGCAACTAATAGACAGTTGAGTGTGCTCCATCCAATTTTCAAGCTTTTGCATCCGCACTTCCGGGATACAATGAATATAAATGCCTTGGCTCGGCAGATACTTATTAATGCCGGTGGTGTACTTGAAAATACAGTCTTTCCAGCAAAGTATGCCATGGAAATGTCTGCTGTCAGTTACAAGAACTGGGTTTTCACGGAGCAGGCACTCCCCGCCGATCTTCTCAAGAG AGGAGTGGCAGAGCCAGACACAAGCCAACCTCATGGAATAAAGCTGCTGATCGAGGATTACCCTTATGCTGTGGATGGGCTAGAAATCTGGGCTGCAATTGAAACATGGGTCAAAGAATATTGCTCTTTCTACTACCCCAGAGACCACTTGATCCAAGGTGACAATGAGCTCCAGTCATGGTGGGAAGAACTGCGAAATGTCGGCCACGGTGACAAGAGAGATGAACCATGGTGGCCTGAGATGCAGACACAGGCTGAGCTTGTACAAACTTGCACTATCATCATATGGGTAGCGTCTGCCCTGCATGCAGCTGTCAACTTTGGACAATACCCCTATGCCGGTTACCTCCCCAACAGACCAACCGTAAGTCGCCGGTTCATGCCCGAACCAGGAACCCCAGAGTATGCTGAGCTTGAAAAGAACCCTGACTTGGCCTTCCTGAAAACAATCACAGCCCAGCTCCAAACCCTCCTTGGTGTATCCCTCATAGAGATTTTATCACGGCACTCAACCGATGAGGTTTATCTTGGACAGAGAGACACCCCTGAGTGGACTTTGGATAATGAACCATTAGCAGCATTTGAAAGATTTGGAAATAGACTGTTAGAAATCGAAAACAGAATTCTAGAAATGAACAATGACAAAAGATGGAAGAACAGAGTTGGGGCTGTTAAGGTGCCTTACACCTTGCTCTATCCTAACACCTCAGATTACTCCAGAGAAGGTGGGCTGACAGGAAAGGGAATTCCCAACAGTGTCTCAATCTAG